The following is a genomic window from Malus sylvestris chromosome 7, drMalSylv7.2, whole genome shotgun sequence.
TCCGGCGACCTACCACTGGATTCCCTGCCTCAGAATTTTTGAAGTTCAGAGCTAGCCCCTGGCTAATAGAACATCCAAGTTGCTGTAACGACCAATAGACGGTGAAGTTTTTCTAGCATTTCTGTTGATGTGGTTTTTATCTTCCAGCTTCTGTGGATGCTCCTTAATACCTACTTGATTCAGATGCACCAATGCAATCATGCTAAAGGCCACCAATGCAGCATTTCCAAGTATTCCACCCGTATTTTCCAATTTAAGCGTTCTTTTAGCAAAATTGATACTTGAAATGAGAAATTTGATCAAAATGTTAGACTTCTTCCCTTCAGAGGCCACCAACTTCTCACCAGAAGGACTGATCGGAGGACCGTAAAGACTTTCAGGAGAAACTAAACGGCTTGCATCACAGACATCTCCAACAAAGGCAAGAGCTTCCTCAATAACTTGGTACTTCTTACCATGGTGCTCAGACAATCTCATTGCTAGAACAATACGGCTCTGCTCCAAGCGTGCAATCGCAGCATCTCTCTCAGCCCGCTGCTGCACCTGCACAGTCTTTAGAAGAAAACAAACTGACATAAATTAGCTGAGATGAGAATACGCCCAATAGCAATTCACAAATTTGAAACCCAAACAGTTAGTTTCACAAACAAAATGACACAGCATGAACAGAAACACAGAGAACTTCACCCTTTGAATGCAATGCTACTGTCGTAATACACAACAAAGTCCCAATATAACTTTAACGCATGGATTTCAAAACTGGACATGAAATGCATTCAGCACAATCGAATTCAAGAATTTACCCTGCAACCACTTGACCTTATGACTTGTGTGCTAGTGCGTAATGCGCATCCTACACAATTGCCAGCAATTTCACAACCTTTTGTGTTTCTTATCCCTTACTCATCACAACGTCTTTTGCTCTACGGAACTAGTCCCGATCCTATGTCTTTCTAACATCAGCTAATCATGTTCGGAACTTCAATTGCCTTTCTGAAATCACTCATAAAAAGAAGGAACACAAGCAGACCaagtttcataatttcataagcTGTAAGCATTGGCCTATTTGCTGCagaatttatgaaattacaaCAGCACAAACCATACATCATACGTTGATTTTTCCTCTATGATTTTTCCACTTTGTTTctccattttctcagcaaccaaacagaaattaaCAATTACACGGGACCGATAAATATCTTGAAAATTTGGAGTCCGAAAGAACTATTATTTACATTATCCAAGCATTTATACATTAATTTCGAATGAATACATCTCAAACCGACCCAATCAAGCATTTAATCACTCATCTTCAAATTTCCACCaaatttctcagcaaccaaacacaacaTAACCAAACAAGGCGTAGAAAAAGCCACGAACTTACATGGAAAAACTCGAGCTGGTCCTCGAGGTTCTCGAGCGCGGTGCGAATCGCATTGAGGCTCTTGGCCTCCCGAATCGCCGAGTCATCGTCGTGTTCGACCCGGAAGTCCTTCAAGTACACGTAGCCCGCCCGGTTCTCATCGGCGGCGGCGTCGTTGGGTTGCTGCTGTGGCTTCTTCTCACCGGAACTTCTGAGGGACTTGACGGAGTTGAGGAAGTGAGCTCGGGAAATGGAGTGGATGGCGTCGCTGAGCTTATCGTGGAGGTCCCAAATCTTCTCGAGGACTGCCTCGATTTCTTCGACTTCCATGTCCCATTTCATGGAGGGAAATTTGGGGGAAGAAGAAACCAAACTatatttctagggttttcagttcaattcaatttttcagGGTGTGGTCCGCCTTAAGCGATTCGGGTTTGTTATCTGGCGTGGCACACAGAAACACGACCACTTATTGTATAAATGGTGTGaagtttaatttttaagttattaattttttatcacaTATATTTTACCATTTGTATGGTAACACATGATCTATTATGTGTTTTGGTTACTTTGAAAAATCTTTTAGGAACACACCCTGGTAATACAAGTAGTTGGAATTTCAAGTATCATACTATTTGTAATATGATATTTGGTGTATAGGTCATGTTTCCGACACATAAAAATTATCTTCCAGCTACATGTAtaagttgtaatttttttttaagtaatcaACTAGTAGCTTCACCACGACAGTCGACCTTTTCGGGGGTTGAAAAAATTGATAGAAATATTTCAGTCTCCTTGATCACTATAGTGTAATCCACTAGCGCTGGAAATCGAACCCAAAACTATGTTGTGTGAAATACAAACAtaaagggtgcgtttgttgtaccagactatctcggactggactaacttTATAGGCTAAggtggactggcttagactagactaagctgaattgacttagtgaagcgtttggtgcagagTCGGACTAAGACGCAAAATAaggacaaaaaggaaaaaaaaggtttttgtTAACAAAACTTTCTCCAAAATTTTCtaaagaaaactaacgaaaagtccaaaaaaaaaaactttagtttcaatgaaaaatgacaaataaaggtagtgaatagtaccaaagaaatgtaaaaatgtggtttttcgttaaaagtgaacagtaccgaaagtgtttcgttaaaactctcaatTTTCTAATACAAAGAAATTGAACCCAACATCAAAATTTTCTGCTGAATCCAACTACACCTAGCAACCAAAATTTACATTCTCTCAAGAACGTGATTTGAATCCTCAAATTTTACACTCTCTCACCTCAAAAACAAACATTTCCAATAAATCAACGGAACCCAAAAGCCCAGTTGAAAACCCTTGGAATTTTTCAATTGGGAACTCAACTTTCTATTGAATTACCACTCATATGAATTAGAAGAAGccaaataaaaatcacattgaTTTTTCGAACtttctgtcacatcccgggcccgctccaccaccgtagcatgatattgtccgttttgggccctaaccatgccctcatggttttgtttttgggaactcgcgagcaacttcccagtgggtcacccatctggaagtgctctggcctcattctcgcttaacttcgaagttcctgcggaacccgaagccagtgagcttctaaaaggcctcgtgctaggtagggaggtgaatatacatttaaggatcactctcctaggcgatgtgggatgctACAATCCACCCCCATTAGGGGCCCGACaacctcgtcggcacacttccagctaaggattggctctgataccatttgtcacatcccggcccggggtggATCACTTcctgggcccgctccaccaccgtaacatgatattgtccgctttgggccctaaccacgctctcacggttttgtttttgggaactcacgagcaacttcccagtgggtcacccatcttggaagtgctctggcctccttctcgcttaacttcggagttcctacggaacccaaagccaatgagctcccaaaaggcctcgtgctaggtagggcgatgaatatacatttaaggatcactcccttgaGCGATGTGGGATACTACACTTTCAAACTCATCTTtccattgattttcaatctttccTCATTTTCCAAATTACCCCTCCgctcctctctctccccctcccccCTCAAACTGTCAAATATGTCCCAAAAACTCAACCACTTTTCGTTTTCCCCAATTTTAATATCCAACCCAACCTGCAAATTTCTCAGGGCAGCAGGAAGCCAAACATCCGCTTATTTTCTAGTCCCCCTTAATACCCAGCGAGAGCTTGGGATTCGATAGCTTGCTTTAGCGAACCCCGGAGGGCCTCGTAGTCGAGGCGAGTCCCACTTATTTTAGTTCGAGGGCATACCAAACACAATATTATAGTTCTACTTAAGCCAGTCCAAACCATTCCCTCCTAAGAAGGTGAAACAAACGCACCCAAAACTCCCTAGTAATTTCTTCACTCTTATTAGTACAAATTTTGAGCTAGACCTACTAGTTTGATATCTACCTTTCGACAAAAACAGAGTAACTAGTTTGATATAATAGGGATGCCAACAAATATATCGACAAAATTACTATCCGTATATTGTCCACGCATTTGACACTACGTTTATATAATTGTTCATATGGTTGTCAATTAAAATTTACGTGACAAATAATTTATGGTTCGATccaattcattttctttatccCAATCTCTTGTACATTTATCTAATCAATAAAATCAGAACTtctatttataattttaatttttcaatcatTGAACATGATTTTATACCACGACAAGTGGCCAGTAGAAAAGTGCGGACAACAGCTCTCTAAGGAAAATAACGGAAGATTTTGAGTTCAATTAATACTTTGTAAGTTGTGAATTTGCTTAATTGTggttattaatattattttcttaggtacatatatagatctaaaaaaaaattagactcTTTTATCTTCATATACGGCAGTAAACATATACGCacatcttcattttcatttcttgtaTGTTAcatgaaaaattcaaataaaagaaagaaaataaacgaATACAAACCTCACCCAAACTCaaaaacttttttgtttttctttcttctcgcTCATcgatcaaattttgttttcttcgACTTCAAAGTTCGATCGGAACACTTATAGCAGCTCTTATTGGTATTGCTAAGGCATGGATATCCGAGCAAATGACCACAACTTTGCTCGAGCTCATTTATTtgatatatattattttctgaATAGTAACGCTTTGCTAGCTAATCAAACTCCTTAATTAACTACCTAGTACGTCGTCTTTGTTGTCGCTGATGTATTGGTACCAGTCATCTGTGTTCCAGCGTCGCGATCACTGCTACCATCCTCTCCGGAGATCTCCTCCAAGGACCGGCCTTTGGTCTCAGTaaccaagaatgtgaagaaaaacCCAAGCATGTTTGTGATAGCCAAGAATATCATAGCCTTCTGAATTTCCTTCACTTTACCAtctaaagtatagttttgcaccCCAAATGCACCCACCATGGCCCCGGCCTTCCCCGCCGCCGCACTCAATGCGTGACACGTGGATCTAATCCTAGTCGGAAACAGCTCAGCCGGAAGCACAAACGTGGTGCTGTTGGGGCCAAAGTTGGCAAAGAAAAAAGTGAGGCCGTATAAGGTTGCAAACATGTACTTGTTGTTCTTGAGGTCGTCATATTTGTAGCCTATGATGCCCATGAACAAAGACATCATGAAGAATCCCACAAGTTGGATCTTGAACCTGCCAAGTTTCTCGATGAAGAAGACGGTGAACCAGTAACCAGGGAAGGTGCCGAAAAACGCAACTACAAGCATTGCTCGAGAGGTCTCGAACATTTCTCGAAGCGCGTTAACCTCGACGTCCTTTTGAGTGAGACCCATCACTGGGAAAATGTCCTTTTGTGTTAAGTTTTGGCTATAAAAGGCGATATCCAACAAGAACCAAGTAGTTGTTGTACCTGAGGCATATAGCAAACGTCAGACCGATAAGATATCTAGCTAGAGAAATATTCTACGTAAATTCTTAACCCGAAAATATACGAATCCAATGTTTTATCTTATTAATATATCTTGTTGGAGATAAGTGGTATCATTTTACTAATTATTTACAGTATTTGGTATATAGTTGATGTTTTTACGAGGTAAAAAAGCGAGTATATATGAAGGGTACGTACCAATTAGGTGTTTTCCGTGACGCCTAAGGAACTCTCCGGAGAATAATGAGTAATCATTGGCAGCCTTGAACTGGGCCAACTTATCTTGTTCATCTTGGATTTCGATATCCAAGACCCTACCCATGTCAGCAGCTGCTTGCTTGGCGTTGCCTTCAATCAAGGCGGTGTACCGACCTGTTTCAGGCATTTTCATCCTCCAGTAGAAAGTGGCAAGTGCGGGAAAAGCTCCAAGCATAAGCACAATCCGCCACAGATAGTCCGCCTGTGGCTGCGTGGACATTACATTCGAATAATCCACAGGGATGGCGTTGAATGCCGGTGCAGGATACAGGTCGAGGAAGATTTTCGACAATGTCATAGACACCAACCCTGCAAAAATGATTCCGACACCCTGCATCGCAAACACCGCTGCTATAAACATCCCACGAGTCATTTTGTTGGCGTATTCAGACATGATCGTGGCGGAGAGAGGGTAATCGCCGCCGATACCAAACCCTAACCAAAACCTGAAGAAGCACAAGGTTGTCATAACAGAGCCCGCTGAGGAGCCAAATGATAGGCCGGAGCAAATGGCACAAATAACCATCATGATTAGGGTTATCCCGTAGACCTTCTTTCGGCCTAGTTTGTCACCGAGCCACCCGAATACGAGCTGACCCGATAGGGTTCCGACTAAGGCAACACCTATCACGAAGTTGTTGACGTCCTGTGGGAGCTTCCCCGGCTTTCCGGTGCCAGGCTTGTAGTAGTAAAGGCGGCCAAGGAGTTTGGAgacggtggagatgcaaaagaggTCGTAAGCGTCGGTGAAGAAACCCATTCCGGCTATGACAATAGCCGTTACGTGGTACCATTGTGTTCTGGCTGAGTCCAGTGCATGCAGCACGGCTAAAGCCATTTTAGTAATTCAAAACTGGGGCCTTATACTCGATTGTTTGTTGTGTGTTTTCTGCTGGTGTAGACGTGGGTGGTAATGATTTTATATATAGGCGCTCATTTGTACGAATTATTACAAGGACGGACGTTTATACCTAGGTTTTGAGGAGAACTACAAGAAATCACAGAGGGTACGTATCAAGGATATTCCACATATATGCTTTATGCTTTGTGACTTTGTAATAAAATGGTTTATTCTAATTAAGATTATGGGTTAATCAATGACAAAACTTGATATCTTCAAGCAATCATAGCCACAGTGGTGGAAAGGAGATGAACAATTGCATGACGGCGTGGGTTTGAACCCCGGTGGTTAATCTAAcacctaatctaacaaaatatatcatttgaagaagaaaaaaaaaaaaaaacaatcatagCCACAATTAGACTAATCCGTACTAGGATCCTTCTACGTATTAACAAGAGTATAAAACATGATTGATGTGTCCTactcactgttctaaaaattctcgCCTAGCTGCCAGGCTGCTGGTCACCACCCCCGAGTAATCTCTAGGTGTTTGAAATTTAAGAAAGAGCAacccgcctagaccgcctaaCTTGCCCCGACCCACTAAGTCGCAACTCTCACTTAGATAGACaataaataattttcattttacattatgttctaatactttataatttatatgtttttatattttacaatttatctaTCTCAATGTAATTATATATCCTTTAAGCATTAAATACTTATTTGTacgatatataataatatatctaAATCACCTAGTCcacctagtccgcctaggcctGGCCTAGCCGTCTAGGCGGTAAACCCCAACCCACGCAAGACTAGCACCTCGTCTTTAAGAATATTGTGGCATCCAAGGAGATCAAATTATCTTCAACTTCCCAGACAAATTAACCCATcaattttctgggttttgtaaGCAAGCTGCTAGGTAGCTAGCTATTAATTTTGTAATTGTCCTCTGGAATGTGGATGGTAACTATCTTGATATTATGCTAAATCTGTCGCTGTCTTTGTCTTTCGGCGTAGTTACTATCATTCTTTGTGAACATTATATGGTTTGACAATTTTGTATTGTATGATCATTGTCCTTTGTGAATTTGGTCGAATATGCTCTATATCTTTGAGTAAAAAACGAGGCTGTAATCTTAAGAAATATTATTGGGGGTTTGTCAATAAAAATAGTATGCGCAGCGGATAATTTTTTTTGGACATAGCATGTAAATTGGCATTTTATCGAACATTAACATTGGTAGGCCTAAGACCATTTGctaagacctagtttgggagtgaggtgtttaaaaaaaaagcacccatgaaaaaaagctatgagggttttaggtgtttggtaaactgaaaaaaaatggcttattttggaagctgctgtgagaataagctgaaatcaaaagaaaaagctaaagctgctatttgcagctttggaaaactggctttttttcaaagcacacggagctacaatgcttctttaatgaaaagacccactattagactgctttttttttccaaaagcacttttacaaaaaagtttaccaaacactctgctgatttatttcacagccgcttattctcacagcacagccgcttattctcacagcagctttttttcaaagcacagcaataccaaaccagccctaagtcaTATTGCACATCTATCGACATATGTCAACATCTTTCGAGCATGTCAACTGATATCAATAGTTTTTGAGCGAACATGCCAATAGATGTCAGAGTGAGCCTATTGAAAGATAAAGATACCTATAGCAATACATATAAAGACATGAGGCTGACAGCTGAAGAAAGTTGCAGTtttaccataaaactaattggcaatatgaggagtagccaacctcttataagcccatgcaaagtCTGTCATCTCATCAATGTaggactcattctcaacacacccattcacgtgtggcgaattttcaagacgtggacaacacaacggGGTGACTTGGAGCCCATGTGGTAGTTTGGCTTCACACATGAGACAACATGccctgataccatgaagaaagttggggttccaccataaaaccaattggcaatatgaggagtagctcAACCTCTTAAAAGTCTATGCAAAATCCTTCATCCCATCAATGTGAGACTCATTTTCAACAACAGCCACCCTGCCCAGTATCCATAAAGGCAATTCGTCGAGGACAACTTCTAAAGGCATCTCAGATTTTTAAAATACAACACTCAGCTCTTTCATGTATAATTTCTAAGCTTGAAGTCAGCCCACCTTGCTCCAAGGTGGATCAGATTCGCCCCTTGACGACATCAGGTTTGCTGTTCCCAATATGGTGTCTCATTTCTGTCGACTTCTTCATTTTTTGACACGTGTTATACCACGTAACACTAGCTTATTAAAAATTATCAGAATTAAGTTGAGATTAAGTGGTATGAGTCATGACACatgtcaaaaaaattaaaaaaaagacaCGGAAGAGACACATTTTGAAAGGACAGCAAGCCCTGGCCGCGAACTTAGGCCTTGTTTGGCACACCATATAAGACACCGGATAGTATTAATAATACGGAGTGTTTGATGTTTGTTTGTATTAAATAGTCACCGGATTAAACAATCCGGCCCATCTATTTTATACGATGAACGCCCGCTTGCTTATCCTCTCCAAAACCACGGTACAATTTAGTTGGGCGCTCTTTCCTCTCTAGACGAAGCCACTCTCTGCTCCAGGTTAGTTTTCTCACGCCTTCTTCTTCATCGTTGAATCCCAGTtcatcttctcatttttcttctttttcttcttcccagGTTTCCCTCCctctgttcttcttcttcgtttccCCTCCCCGGTTCAACTCTTTcatatctctcttctccctctacACTTgcgtgaaaaaagaaaaacccaagTCTATCCGAAAATTGTCAACCATGGAGAACGGTGAAATTCCCGAAGACGCCAATGAACGTAAGCCCTTTTTTCTTAATTCTCTGGAGCTTTTCATTAATTTGGTGTTCGTCGTTATTCTTACGGTTTAATTTTGTCTTCGTCGTGATtcttatggtttaatttttgtgGGATACTACTGGTTTTAGATTGCCCAtgtttcctttctctctctttctcctaaGGTTTTGTGCTTTTTGTTCTTCCTTTATCTGCAACTATtgttttttaagttaattttagCCTGTGCTTTTTGTGCTACTACCCCTCTCCGGCCAAGATCTCCGCCcgctcctccacctcctcccaAGATTTCCACTTCTCCACCGACATTGCACGTAGTTAGCtgttatggtttaatttttgtgGGATACTACTTGTTTT
Proteins encoded in this region:
- the LOC126630431 gene encoding plastid division protein PDV1-like isoform X2, with the protein product MKWDMEVEEIEAVLEKIWDLHDKLSDAIHSISRAHFLNSVKSLRSSGEKKPQQQPNDAAADENRAGYVYLKDFRVEHDDDSAIREAKSLNAIRTALENLEDQLEFFHVQQRAERDAAIARLEQSRIVLAMRLSEHHGKKYQVIEEALAFVGDVCDASRLVSPESLYGPPISPSGEKLVASEGKKSNILIKFLISSINFAKRTLKLENTGGILGNAALVAFSMIALVHLNQVGIKEHPQKLEDKNHINRNARKTSPSIGRYSNLDVLLARG
- the LOC126630431 gene encoding plastid division protein PDV1-like isoform X1; translated protein: MKWDMEVEEIEAVLEKIWDLHDKLSDAIHSISRAHFLNSVKSLRSSGEKKPQQQPNDAAADENRAGYVYLKDFRVEHDDDSAIREAKSLNAIRTALENLEDQLEFFHTVQVQQRAERDAAIARLEQSRIVLAMRLSEHHGKKYQVIEEALAFVGDVCDASRLVSPESLYGPPISPSGEKLVASEGKKSNILIKFLISSINFAKRTLKLENTGGILGNAALVAFSMIALVHLNQVGIKEHPQKLEDKNHINRNARKTSPSIGRYSNLDVLLARG
- the LOC126629975 gene encoding low affinity inorganic phosphate transporter 4-like; the protein is MALAVLHALDSARTQWYHVTAIVIAGMGFFTDAYDLFCISTVSKLLGRLYYYKPGTGKPGKLPQDVNNFVIGVALVGTLSGQLVFGWLGDKLGRKKVYGITLIMMVICAICSGLSFGSSAGSVMTTLCFFRFWLGFGIGGDYPLSATIMSEYANKMTRGMFIAAVFAMQGVGIIFAGLVSMTLSKIFLDLYPAPAFNAIPVDYSNVMSTQPQADYLWRIVLMLGAFPALATFYWRMKMPETGRYTALIEGNAKQAAADMGRVLDIEIQDEQDKLAQFKAANDYSLFSGEFLRRHGKHLIGTTTTWFLLDIAFYSQNLTQKDIFPVMGLTQKDVEVNALREMFETSRAMLVVAFFGTFPGYWFTVFFIEKLGRFKIQLVGFFMMSLFMGIIGYKYDDLKNNKYMFATLYGLTFFFANFGPNSTTFVLPAELFPTRIRSTCHALSAAAGKAGAMVGAFGVQNYTLDGKVKEIQKAMIFLAITNMLGFFFTFLVTETKGRSLEEISGEDGSSDRDAGTQMTGTNTSATTKTTY